Below is a genomic region from Spirosoma radiotolerans.
GAGGAAGTGGCGCAAAGACTAAGCATGGCTCAAAGTAACTATGCACGTATGGAGAAGGGACTAACACAGATTACAGTAGACAGGTTAGAACAACTTGCCGAAGTTTTCGAAATGACTGTTTCATCTATTTTGAATTACGAAACGGGGCAACAACTTACATCAGAAGACATAACGTATTATATCAATTACTGTAAAAAACTTGAAAAAGAAATAGAAAAATACAAAAAGCAAATATCCGATTTAGAAGAGAATGAATTGGAGAGTTGGAGTAGGAAAGATAACGAGATAAAAGCAGTTAAATCAAAGAATAAAG
It encodes:
- a CDS encoding helix-turn-helix domain-containing protein; protein product: MSKTYDRIRAIRIAKNLKQEEVAQRLSMAQSNYARMEKGLTQITVDRLEQLAEVFEMTVSSILNYETGQQLTSEDITYYINYCKKLEKEIEKYKKQISDLEENELESWSRKDNEIKAVKSKNKDLIEKIKVKDAIIESKIKEIDKLDRHIQTLDNVVETLRVSIELNNLNKK